A segment of the Salmo trutta unplaced genomic scaffold, fSalTru1.1, whole genome shotgun sequence genome:
gggtgtttatGTTTAGTTTTTACCAATAGgacccctgtatctttgtagtgactgggtgtttatGTTTAGTTTTTACCAATAGgacccctgtatctttgtagtgactgggtgtttatGTTTAGTTTCTACCAATAGgacccctgtatctttgtagtgactgggtgtttatGTTTAGTTTTTACCAATAGgacccctgtatctttgtagtgactgggtgtttatGTTTAGTTTTTACCAATAGgacccctgtatctttgtagtgactgggtgtttatGTTTAGTTTTTACCAATAGgacccctgtatctttgtagtgactgggtgtttatGTTTAGTTTCTACCAATAGgacccctgtatctttgtagtgactgggtgtttatGTTTAGTTTTTACCAATAGgacccctgtatctttgtagtgactgggtgtttatGTTTAGTTTCTACCAATAGgacccctgtatctttgtagtgactgggtgtttatGTTTAGTTTTTACCAATAGgacccctgtatctttgtagtgactgggtgtttatgtttagtttttaccaataggtgccctgtatctttgtagtgactgggtgtttatGTTTAGTTTTTACCAATAGgacccctgtatctttgtagtgactgggtgtttatgtttagtttttaccaataggtgcctttctttgcgagaCGTTGGAAAACCACGCTGGTCTTTGCTTGTtagaatatgtgtttgaaattcactgcttgactgatggatcttacagataattgtatgtgtggggtacagagatgaggtagtcatttaaaatatAATGTTAATGcttagcctaaccctaaccccaaccctaacaccAACCCTACAATGGTTGCGTGGAAATTgaattaacataatacaaaaatcgcCATCAACATCCGTCAGTTTTAGAAAGAGATATCTGCTTGTTGCATGGGCCacatctcaatccactgcatccgcccttccgcatctgtggtggaaggtggcagagctagaggggtgtttgtcagaccatgagacatgcTGAAAATCGgatcttctcacaaaatcgtatgtagcatctgaacggtttggcctacaaactattataacCACTCtattgaaagatgagactctcacaaacggGATGGGGTTCTCCATTTAGGACgtccacaagcctcacaagactctgAAGGTCCCCAGTACCAGTTTAAAACATTTATGGACGTATATATGGAGATAAtttagtgcctaaaataaggggataaatacatgtaaaaaatataaataaaatgtttcctgatcttctCTATTACATTTCTTAGACACTTCAGAACTTCCATTAGATATTTTGGGGGAatttctgttgttccatgtagtgaatctgttattcaatgtgtttctattggctaatagcggaaatgactatctgttgttccatgtagtgaaaatattattcaatgcatttcttttGGCTAATAGCAAAAATGCctaattcaatgtttcatccatAGGGGTGTGGTTTCCACGTCACCACGTTCAATACCCAAACATGAACACGAAGCACAACTAGAATACAAATGGGGAATTCATTAGGGAGATTTGAACACTGTGGGAAAAGGGGGGAATTCCGCAACCAGTTCACAATCCACAATCCGTTCTCGTTGTCCGTTCCGTGCTCCTGGTGTAATCCTAAAACTCAGGTCCTCAGCCAAACCGGTTCGGTACACAGTGGAGGTAATCACACAGATAATTCTCTCTTTGCTCACACTCTCCATAACACACGTTTCCCTCACAGTCCTTCCTCCGTTTGTGCAGCCCACTTCCTCTTTTATCCACAAACACTCCCTGGCGTAACGATCCACAGACTTGCCTcgttggggcaggaagtccatataaggctCGGGGGTAGAGCCAGCGGGCTGCAAGATATCTCCCTTCAATCACCACTCCCCTCACCCTTCCCTGCTGTCTGCCACAACAAGCAATTTTGACTTCTTATTCCTCTTTGtaattcactgtgtatttattccttgtatCACTATTTGAAATGttgtatctttaactctgcattgttggaaaaggatccgtaagtcagcatttcactattAGCATATCACGTTTCAGGGAAGATCCAGATGCAAACAAtgttgaagtaacaaaagtttattactagaacagggggcaggcaaaacgacaggtcaaggacaggcagaggtcagtaatccagatcagagtccaaaaggtacagaacggcaggcagtctcggggtcagggcaggcagaggtcaataatccagggtggtgtgacaaggtacagaaatGACAGGCAgcctcagggtcagggcaggcagaatggtaaaAACCCGGGAAATCTAGAAAAGAGGAACTAGAAACGGACAGGAGCAAGTGTAAAAACGCTGGTGGGGTTTACGAATGAAACGAACTGgcaaagacaaacagagaacgcaggtataaatacactggggataacgAGGAAGATAGGTGACTtctagaggggggtggagacaagcacaaagacaggtgaaacagattccGGTGTGACAAGCAtatgtttacgaagcatgtgacaaataaaatgtggatTAAAATACGTTccagtactcattttgggtgcctgAACTCTGCAATATGTTTAAGCCAATATTCTGTAAGAGGTTCTGGAACTCAAGCAGCATAAAATGTGAGGTGCTGGAACTCAGTTCTGGTGTTCTGTCCCTTGTCAAGCTTGTGTATTTCCCTCAGTGATTCAAAGAGCAAATGGACACAAAAGCAGACGGCAATACAACGCTGATAAAGAGCAAGTTCTTATGGTAATAATTTGTGCTTCAGTGTTTTGGCAGTGGTGGAAGAGATACTCTGGAGCtgctgcagtgtgtctggggctgctgtgtgttctcctactggctgggatcataggcctgTTACTCTACCGTGAGTTGATATGTTCTCACTCAAACATTCTTCATCATCAGTGGTGTAACGACCAGGGTTCATTTACATTCCAGTCaattcaattcagaaagtaagaCAAATTTAAATTCCACATTTTCATGatttgaaaagcattgaagataaTTGGAATTCAATTAGAATtccagtgtacttcctgaattgactggaattgaaatgcaACTGACCCCAACCTTGGTAATGTCTGATTAACTTTTCCACTGTTACCTTGTTCATTGATCGTATTATTTCACAGAGAGAAACCAATTGACCAGCTCCAACACCTTGACCAAAGAGAGATACCAGTTACAGATCAGCGGAAACAAcctgactgaagagagagaccagctacagactagCAACAACACGctgaccaaagagagagaccagcaacAGACCATCGACAACACTCTGatcaaagagagagaccagctacagaccagctacaacacactgaccaaagagagagaccagctacagaccagttacaacaccctgaccgaagagagagaccagctacagaccagatacaacaccctgaccaaagagagagaccagctacagaaagagacagaacaTCTGAAACAATCTTTAGTTGAGAAAGGTGAGTCAAATAGTCTCATGACTGTTCTGTTTTACAGTCTCTGTATCAGTTCACATGTCACTTACAGACACgaatttaacctgttagggctagggggcagtatttacacggccggataaaaaacgtacccgatttaatctggttactactcctgcccagtaactagaatatgcatataattattggctttggatagaaaacaccctaaagtttctaaaactgtttgaatggtgtctgtgagtataacagaactcatatggcaggcaaaaacctgagaagatttcatgcaggaagtggcctgtctgacaaggagtcgttcttcttgtctctgtttattgaagagtggggatcttagctgtaacgtgacacttcctaaggcttccataggctctcagagcccgggaaaaagctgaacgatgacgaggcagccccaggctgaaacacataatcgcctttgccaagtggccgataagaggacaaaggaattaggcgcgtgcctgaGTCGaacccgtgctgtattttctttcggctgtttacctaattgcagattcccggtcggaatattatcgcttttttacgagaaaaatggcataaaaattgattttaaacagcggttgacatgctttgaagtacggtaatgaaatatttagaaatattttgtcacgaaatgcgccgtgcgcgtgacccttatttaccattgggatagtgtcttgaacgcacgaacaaaacgtcgtatGTTGGAacgtaactatggattattttggaccaaacctacatttgttattgaagtagaagtcctgggagtgcattctgacgaagaacaggaaaggtaatcaaacttttctaatagtaaatctgattttggtgagtgctaaacttggtgggtgtgtaaatagctagctctgtgatgccgggctctctacttagaatattgcaaaatgtgctttcaccgaaaagctattttaaaatcggacatatcgagtgcatagaggagttctgtatctataattctttaaaaaattgttatgctttttgtgaacgtttatcgtgagtaatttagtaaattgttagtaattTCATCGGAAGTTTGCAGGGGATATGtcagttctgaacgtcacatgctaatgtaaaaagctggttttagatataaatatgaacttgattgaacaaaatatgcatgtattgtataacataatgtcctaggtgtgtcatctgatgaagatcatcaaaggttagtgctgcatttagctgtcttctgggtttttgtgacattatatgctagcttgaaaaatgggtgtctgattatttctggctgggtactctgctgacataatctaatgttttgctttcgttgtaaagcctttttgaaatcggacagtgtggttagattaacgagagtcttgtctttaaatagctgtaaaatagtcatatgtttgagaaattgaagtaatagcatttctaaggtatttgaaaatcgcgccacaggattccactggctgttacgtaggtgggacgatttggtgccacctgccctagagaggttaacttatATGAAATGAAAAATGTGAGAAAAAAACTACGACTTCCAAACCGTCCATTAGTTAGTGTCTTCCTTGAGTGTTTGATTGATACTTAATTCAATGTTGTATTAAAGTGACTAAAGCAAGAAATGCTCAACTTACAGTGTGTCCTCAAGGATGGAAGAAGCTTGGTAGCAGTTGTTACTACGTCTCTACTGAGTCCAAATCCTGGGAGGAGAGCAGACAGGACTGCAGAAATAGAGAAGCACACCTGGTGGTTATCAACAGCCAAGAGAAACAGGTGTGTGAGAGatagaaacaaagagagagacagggatgcaccttaagccccaccctcttcaacatatatatcaggtgtgtgtgtgaggtagagagaaaagagagagagagagagagagagagagagagagagagagcagtaatgGTTATGTTTTAACAATGTTGACTCTCTCCCACTACTACAGACATTGGTCAATTGGTTATGTGGACGGAAGAGCTATGTctggattggtctgactgactctgttactgaggGGACCTGGAAATGGGTGGACGACACACCACTGACCACAAAGTAAGACGTTCATGAATTCTGTGTCACCATGACATCACTGTCTGGAGAAGTAGGTTcagagtggacagcctgattatatgtgttgtttcttctacaggtattggaacagtggacagtctgattctaagtgttgtttcttctacaagtattggaacagtggacagcctgattctatgtgttgtttctcctacaggtattggaacagtggacagctgTCACGTCCTatccagcagagggcgtattgctttgtctaggtcaggatgtggcagggggtttgtgtttgttaaatgttgggtggatgattgggacttccaattgaaggcaggtgtgtatttgattggaagtcctatataggtgtgtatgtttgtctttggggttgtggggaattgttgtgtgcactgcgtttgtttgagcctgccacactgttgctgttgtgagtattgtttgttgttttgttttttctcaagtggataccttacatgtttttatcagtaataaacatgagtgtccacaatcccgctgcgccttggtccttctatctcccatacgacatattcaACGACAAGTATGACATTTTCGGTGatagaattccccaccaacacagaaCCAAGCAGaggaagaaggctggcaaggactgggagaccgagaggcacccccaataattttttaggggggggcacaagggctgtgtgacggagctgcccgccagtcaaccatcaccagagctgcccgacagtcaacagtcgtcagagctgcccgccagtcaacagtcgtcggagctgcccgccagtcaacagtcgtcggagctgcccgccagtcaacagtcgtcggagctgcccgccagtcaacagtcgtcggagctgcccgccagtcaacagtcgc
Coding sequences within it:
- the LOC115181955 gene encoding C-type lectin domain family 4 member M-like isoform X2, encoding MSEEIYENSDGFKGKKTDETMNIDDHIPINKRPIMPRKKDLTGDQHSVFWQWWKRYSGAAAVCLGLLCVLLLAGIIGLLLYQRNQLTSSNTLTKERYQLQISGNNLTEERDQLQTSNNTLTKERDQQQTIDNTLIKERDQLQTSYNTLTKERDQLQTSYNTLTEERDQLQTRYNTLTKERDQLQKETEHLKQSLVEKVCPQGWKKLGSSCYYVSTESKSWEESRQDCRNREAHLVVINSQEKQTLVNWLCGRKSYVWIGLTDSVTEGTWKWVDDTPLTTKYWNSGEPNGGRAENCVYFYSWSSDKGEWWDYDCSYKYRWICEK
- the LOC115181955 gene encoding C-type lectin domain family 4 member M-like isoform X1 produces the protein MSEEIYENSDGFRGKKINKIETMDINDQIYNNERPIMPCKKDGVGDQHSVFWQWWKRYSGAAAVCLGLLCVLLLAGIIGLLLYQRNQLTSSNTLTKERYQLQISGNNLTEERDQLQTSNNTLTKERDQQQTIDNTLIKERDQLQTSYNTLTKERDQLQTSYNTLTEERDQLQTRYNTLTKERDQLQKETEHLKQSLVEKVCPQGWKKLGSSCYYVSTESKSWEESRQDCRNREAHLVVINSQEKQTLVNWLCGRKSYVWIGLTDSVTEGTWKWVDDTPLTTKYWNSGEPNGGRAENCVYFYSWSSDKGEWWDYDCSYKYRWICEK
- the LOC115181955 gene encoding CD209 antigen-like protein E isoform X3; the encoded protein is MSEEIYENSDGFKGKKTDETMNIDDHIPINKRPIMPRKKDLTGDQHSERNQLTSSNTLTKERYQLQISGNNLTEERDQLQTSNNTLTKERDQQQTIDNTLIKERDQLQTSYNTLTKERDQLQTSYNTLTEERDQLQTRYNTLTKERDQLQKETEHLKQSLVEKVCPQGWKKLGSSCYYVSTESKSWEESRQDCRNREAHLVVINSQEKQTLVNWLCGRKSYVWIGLTDSVTEGTWKWVDDTPLTTKYWNSGEPNGGRAENCVYFYSWSSDKGEWWDYDCSYKYRWICEK